The genomic interval ATCATTAGCGGAACATGAGCAAAGTTCTGTTGCACAAGCGCAAGAAGCGGTTATTCAAGAGTTAGCAGAAAAAAATCAGGCTTATCTAGATAAGTTTGGTTTTATTTTCATTGTCTTTGCAACCGGAAAAAGTGCTCAACAAATGCTGGATATTTTGAACGGCCGTATTGGTAATGAACGCCATCAAGAATTAGAAAATGCGGCGGTAGAACAAAGTAAAATCACGGCCTTAAGAATCGATAAACTGTTTGGCCTAACAGATAGCTAAGAGCTAATCGTAAATAGCGAAGAAGGAATTATTATGAAATCGCCCATAACTACGCATATTTTGGACACGCACTTAGGTAAGCCAGCAACATCAGTGTCGGTGGCACTTTATCGTTTAGAGGGCTCTGACTATCAGAAAATTGCCAGCGGTGAAACCAATGATGATGGTCGTATAACCGATTGGATGTCGGAGACGCAAAGAAAAAGCGGTACGTATCGCGTCGTATTTGATATTCAAGCCTATTTTGACCGTCAAAACATTCGCTGCCTGTATCCATCGATCGCCATTGACTTTAATCTTGATCATGAAGATGAGCATTATCATATACCACTATTGGTAAGTGCGAACGGCTACTCCACATATCGGGGTTCATGATATGTCGTTGAATAAAGTCTTAACACTGACGCCCGAGCCATTGACGGCAGAAGCGTTCTCAGATTTTGGTGATGTGATCCAAGTGGGCGAACAGCCCATCATGATCAATGAAGGTACAACGGAGCGCCACCATAAATTAAGCTCGGTTGAATTATTAGGCCAATCTGACCTGGCGATTATAAATATCTTCCGAGCGCAACCACGTACTTTGCCAATGGACATCAAAATGATGGAACGTCATCCATTAGGCAGTCAGGCATTTTTACCGACTTCCAGCCGTCCCTATTTAGTGTTGGTTTGTCTGGGTCAACAAAAGCCCGACCCTTATAGTATGCGATTATTCTTGGTGAGTGGCCGTGAACCTAGTTTAACCGGCGTAAGTTACAAAGCAAATTGCTGGCATCATCCTTTATTGGCTTTAGAAGATGTCACTGATTTTTGGGTTGTAGATCGCGCAGGTGATGGCAATAACCTAGAAGAATACGAATTTGATAGTGCTTGGCACATACAAATACCTGAGCTAAAGAATTACGAGTTATAAAACCCAATATGCAAGTTTATCGTTCCTCTATTTTAGACTTTGATACAGACGGCGCGCTCCGGTATTTGCCAGATGGATTGCTATTCATCGAAAATGGAAAAGTGAAAAATCTAGGTCATTTCGATGACCTAATTCATCAGGCGTCTGAACAAAATATTATCGACTATCGCCAGAATATTATCATGCCTGGATTT from Bermanella marisrubri carries:
- the uraD gene encoding 2-oxo-4-hydroxy-4-carboxy-5-ureidoimidazoline decarboxylase; protein product: MKLLSLDQFNSMTEREARDTLSFCCTSSQWIERVADQRPYDSVSKLQEVALSVWQSCQEQDLLEAFEGHPKIGDVSSLREKYRNTQSLAEHEQSSVAQAQEAVIQELAEKNQAYLDKFGFIFIVFATGKSAQQMLDILNGRIGNERHQELENAAVEQSKITALRIDKLFGLTDS
- the uraH gene encoding hydroxyisourate hydrolase, encoding MKSPITTHILDTHLGKPATSVSVALYRLEGSDYQKIASGETNDDGRITDWMSETQRKSGTYRVVFDIQAYFDRQNIRCLYPSIAIDFNLDHEDEHYHIPLLVSANGYSTYRGS
- a CDS encoding ureidoglycolate lyase encodes the protein MSLNKVLTLTPEPLTAEAFSDFGDVIQVGEQPIMINEGTTERHHKLSSVELLGQSDLAIINIFRAQPRTLPMDIKMMERHPLGSQAFLPTSSRPYLVLVCLGQQKPDPYSMRLFLVSGREPSLTGVSYKANCWHHPLLALEDVTDFWVVDRAGDGNNLEEYEFDSAWHIQIPELKNYEL